The segment TATGACGCGCGGCCGGCGGGTCATCAGCGAAGAGACCCGCGAAGAGATGAGGGCCATCCTCGATGAGATCCAGTCCGGAGAGTTCGCCCGCGAATGGATACTCGAGAACATGGCCGGAAGACCGGTGTACAATGCCGTCAAGAGGATCGACAGCGAACACCTTATCGAGCAGGTGGGCAGCAAACTCCGTTCCATGATGGGCTGGATCGGGAGAAAGGATTGAGGCAGCCGTTTATCGCAAGGGAGGGGTTGAGGATCATCGTCCCCTCCCTTGTTCTTACCGCCGTTCTCCTGCTGGGCAGGTTCTTCATCCTGGCGCTGCTCGTCTTCTGTTTCGCATCATTCTGCCTGTATTTCTTCCGCAACCCCAGGCGGCGAACCAGTGCCGGGCCGGGTGAGCTTGTCTCCCCGGCGGACGGGACCGTGGTCGACATACGCGACGTCGTCGAGGAGGAGTTCCTCGGCCGCACCGTCACGAGAATAGCGATATTCATGTCCCCCGTCGATGTCCATGTCAACCGGGCCCCCACCTCCGGCCTCATCGTCGCGATGAAGCACGTTGCCGGCAAGTTTGCGATGGCCTTCGGCAAGGATATCGAGGAGCGGAACGAAAGGAACTTCATTCTTTTCGAAAACGAGGGTGAAAGGATCCTCATCGTCCAGATAGCGGGTTTCCTTGCCCGGCGCATCATCCCCTACGTGAAGGTCGACGAGAGCGTGGCACAGGGACAGGAAGTGGGCATCATAGCCTTCGGCTCCCGGGTCGACATTTATTTTCACAAAGGGTACGTACCTGTGGTAGACTTACACGCAAGGGTCAAGGCCGGCATGACGGTCCTGGCGCGCAAGTAGGGAGGTGCCATGAACTACACGAAGAAGAAGAAAGGCCAGCCTGCGAAGGGGATGTACCTTCTCCCCAATTTTCTCACTTCCTTAAGCCTTCTCTCCGGTTTTTATGCCATCATAGCAGCGATGGACAGGCGGTTCACGTACGCCGCCATCGCCATATTCATATCCGCCATCTTTGACATGCTCGACGGCCGGGTGGCACGGATGACCAATTCCAGCAGCCGCTTCGGCGTGGAATACGATTCCCTCTCCGATGTCATCGCCTTCGGCGTCGCCCCCGCGATCCTCGCCTACACCTGGGCGCTCAAGAGCTACGGCAAGTTCGGCTGGCTCGCCGCCTTCCTCTTCGTGGCCTGCGGCGCGCTGAGACTGGCGAGGTTCAACATCCAGGTCGACACGGTGCAGAAGAAGCACTTTCTGGGTCTTCCCATACCCGCGGGTGCCGCGACCATCGCCGGTATCGTCCTCTTTTTTTCATGGCTTGGCTACAAGGGCGGGCTGAAGACCGTTATCATGCCCATCGTCATTTACTGTCTTGCCCTTCTCATGGTCAGCAAGTTCCGCTACATTAGCTTCAAGGATATGGGATTTGTCAGGGCACGGCCCTTCATGGCAACGGTGGGGGTCATCATGCTTCTCGTCATCGTCCTCACCGAGCCATACCTGACGCTTTTTGTGGCCACGTCGGCCTACGCGGTGTCGGGACCCGTCTATACCCTTATCCTGCACTTCAGGAAGAAACCGTCGGAAGAGCTCAGCCGTCCGAGAGAAACTCAAGCAGGGCAAGGTGGTCGTCAATAGAACCATCCGCCTCGAGGGCACCGTTCTTGTAAGCCACGAACCTGACCCCCGAGGACCGCGCCGTTCCCATATCGACCTCGGAATCGCCGACGTACAGGGTGGCCTCGCGCTTCACCTTCAATGCCTGAAGGATCATCTCGACCCCTTCGGGGTCCGGCTTTGACTTCGCCTGGAGTATCGTCCGCGCGGGTCCCCCATCGCTCCCGGCTTCAGCCTGATGGGCAGCGGTCACCACGATGTCGAAATACTGCCATAACCCGTACCGTTCCATGATATGCTTCATCGACGTCGTCCGGTTCGTGCTTATCGCCCGCGATATGCCCCGCGCCTTCAATCGCTCCAGGGTCTCCGTGACGTTAGGCTCCATCGTGAGGTAAGGGATGAAATCCCGGAAGTCTATGGTGCTCGCGAAGAATTCCCGCGCACGGCGTTCGGACTGAGCGTCGTTGCGGCAGATGTGGGCGATGGATTGAAATACGGTGTGGGTGTGGCAGTAGCGAAGCTCGTCGTCATTGAGCCCGGTACCGCGCGCGGCAAGGGCAATGCTGTTGTAGAGACGCCTGTTGGCGTCGAGGGAGTCGAAAAGCACTCCGTCGCAGTCGTAGATGACGCAATCGACATCCCATTTCTTCTGCTGGTCCATGGTCCCATTCTCCTCGTACTACAATTTCGAACCTTCTGCTTTTAAACTGTAAGTTGCAAAAAATCAAGAGAAAACCTGTGAAGAATATCGTTTAATGACGCAAATTAATGGTTCTAATTGCATTAATATATGCTACAATTGTATCCGAAAGACTACCAAGGAGGCTACTATGATAAGTGTTTCCGTTCCCGGATGGGGCGATCTTGATATTGAATACCTGGTCATCGACTACAACGGGACCTGTGCTTTTGACGGAAAGATGAAGGAAAGCGTCAAGGAGATGCTCGAAAGGGTGTCCCGGTACATAAAGGTGTTCATCATCACGTCCGATACCTACGGCAACATAGACAGCGAAGGAAACACGATCGGTTTCAGCATCATCAAGGTGGGGAAGGAATCGAGCGCCCAGGAAAAGGCGAAGATAATAAAGGAGCTGGGGCCCGAGAAGATAGTGGCCATAGGCAACGGCTCGAACGACGTATTGATGCTCAAGGAGGCTTCCCTCGGAATCGGCGTGATCGGCGAGGAAGGATGCTCCAAGGATGTGCTGAGGGAGGCCGATTTCTTCGTAAAGGACATAAACGACGCACTGAGTATCCTGCTCCACCCCGAGAGGATCGTCGCGACACTGAGAGACTGATAAAGATCACGGAAAAGAACGGACAGCTCAGGGCAGCCTTCCCTCGCGAAGCATGGTCTGAGCTGAAGGTTTTTTTGCCGAAGGCACGTGAACCATGATCGGAAACCTGATCAAGAAGATCGTCGGCACCAAGAACGAACGCGAGCTCAAGCGCATTCAGCCCATCGTCGACAGGGCGAACGAGTTCGAGAACAGGATTAAGGCCTTAAGCGATGATGAGCTCAGGGCCATGACCCCGCATTTCAGGGAACGCCTCGCCGGGGGCGAAGATCTCGACTCCCTTCTGCCCGAAGCTTTTGCCGTCGCCCGCGAAGCGGCCTGGCGCACCCTTGGAATGCGCCATTTCGACGTCCAGCTCATCGGCGGGATCGTGCTTCACGAGGGCAGGATCGCCGAGATGGCAACGGGTGAAGGGAAAACCCTCGTCGCCACCCTGCCCGTCTACCTCAACGCCCTGACCGGCCTCGGCGTCCACGTGGTCACCGTCAACGATTACCTGGCGAAAAGGGACGCCGAGTGGATGGGTCCGGTGTATCAGTTTCTGGGCCTTTCCGTGGGTGTCATCGTTCATGACCTCGACGACGCCGCCCGCAGGCACGCCTACGGCTGCGATGTCACATACGGGACGAACAACGAGTTCGGCTTCGACTACCTTCGCGACAACATGCACTACGACCTCGAAGACTGTGTCCAGCGCGAGTTCAATTACGCCATCGTCGACGAGGTGGACAGTATCCTCGTTGACGAGGCGAGGACGCCTCTCATCATCTCCGGCCCCGCCGAGGAATCCACGGACAAGTACTACAAGATCAACAAGCTGATACCACAGCTCAAGCGCGAGCAGGATTTCATGATAGACGAAAAGGCCCGCAGCGCCTACCTTACCGAGGACGGCGTCGCGAAACTCGAGAGGGTCCTCGCCATCGAGAACCTCTACGACCCGAAGTACGTCGATTTCCTCCACCACATTAACCAGGCGCTCAAGGCCCATCAGCTCTTCGCCCGCGACGTGGACTACATCGTCAAGGACGGCCAGGTCGTCATCGTCGACGAGTTCACGGGCAGGCTCATGCCCGGAAGGCGCTACAGCGAAGGTCTCCACCAGGCGCTCGAGGCGAAGGAGAACGTCAAGATAGAGAGGGAGAACCAGACCCTTGCCACGGTCACCTTCCAGAACTACTTCAGGATGTACAAAAAGCTCGCCGGCATGACGGGTACCGCCGACACGGAGGCAGTGGAATTCAAGAAGATCTACAACCTCGATGTCGTCGTCATCCCCACCAACAAGGACCTGATCAGGACGAACTATCCCGACGTCGTTTACAGAACGGAGAAGGAGAAGTTCCGGGCCGCTGTGAATGAGATCGAGGAGCTATACAACACGGGAAAACCCGTCCTCGTGGGAACCCTCTCCATCGAGAAATCGGAGAGGGTCTCGGAGATGCTCAAGCGCAAAGGCATCCCCCACAACGTCCTCAACGCGAAGAACCACGAGAGCGAGGCCGAGGTGGTGGCGCAGGCGGGGCGCTCGAAGGCGGTCACCATATCGACGAACATGGCGGGCCGCGGCACCGACATACTCCTTGGCGGCAATCCCGGCTTTCTCGCCCTTGCCATGGTGAAAGGCGACAGAGACTCCGCGGAATACGGGAAGACGCTTGAAAAGGCCAGGGAGATATGCGCCGCTGACAAGGAAAAGGTCATAGCCCTCGGGGGTCTGCACATCCTCGGTACGGAACGCCACGAATCCCGGCGCATCGACAACCAGCTGCGCGGCCGCGCCGGCAGGCAGGGCGATCCGGGGTCGTCGCGTTTCTACGTCTCCCTCGAGGACGAGATCATGCGCCTCTTCGGTTCCGACAGGGTGTCGCCCATCCTGGGTAAGCTCGGCATGGACGAGGACACCCCTATCGAGCATCCCCTGATCACGAAGGCCATCGAGAACGCCCAGACACGGGTCGAGGGCCACAATTTCGAGATACGCAAGTACCTGCTGGAATATGACAACGTCATGAACAAGCAGCGCGAGACCATCTACGGGATGCGACGTGAGGTCATGAAGAACGGTGACATCCGCGAGAAGGTCATGGAGATGGTGGACGAGATCTGCGAGGACATGGTGTTCGAGTGCGCCCCGGAGAAGGTCTACCCCGAGGAGTGGGACCTCACAACGCTCAAGAACCGCATCTACGAGAATTTCCTCATCCACGTGGATTTCGCCATCGAAGACGTGAAGAACCTGACCAGGGAAGGCCTCCTCGACAGGGTCATCGAGACGGTCAAGTCCTTTTACGAAAAGAAATCACATGATTTCGGCTCAGACGAGATGCGCGCCGTGGAGCGTTTCATCGTCCTTAACTCCATCGACACCTTCTGGAAGGAACATCTCCTGGCCCTCGACCATCTCAAGGAAGGTATAGGGCTCAGGGGCTACGGGCAGAAAGACCCCTTGAGGGAATACCAGCGTGAGAGCTTCGACCTCTTCCTCGACATGGTGGAAAGGGCGAAATACGACACTGTGCGCAAGCTCTTCGCCGTCCAGCCCGCGAAGGAGCAGGAGGTGGAGTACCACGAACCGGTGATGTTCTTCAACATGGGTGACGGGACCGCCAGCGCGGACGCCGCGGGAAAGAAGGACAAGAAGGTAGGCCGCAACGACCCCTGCCCCTGCGGCAGCGGGAAAAAGTACAAGAAGTGCTGTGGAAGGTAAAGACCGTTCCAGGGTTCA is part of the Syntrophorhabdus sp. genome and harbors:
- a CDS encoding phosphatidylserine decarboxylase, coding for MRQPFIAREGLRIIVPSLVLTAVLLLGRFFILALLVFCFASFCLYFFRNPRRRTSAGPGELVSPADGTVVDIRDVVEEEFLGRTVTRIAIFMSPVDVHVNRAPTSGLIVAMKHVAGKFAMAFGKDIEERNERNFILFENEGERILIVQIAGFLARRIIPYVKVDESVAQGQEVGIIAFGSRVDIYFHKGYVPVVDLHARVKAGMTVLARK
- the pssA gene encoding CDP-diacylglycerol--serine O-phosphatidyltransferase; translated protein: MNYTKKKKGQPAKGMYLLPNFLTSLSLLSGFYAIIAAMDRRFTYAAIAIFISAIFDMLDGRVARMTNSSSRFGVEYDSLSDVIAFGVAPAILAYTWALKSYGKFGWLAAFLFVACGALRLARFNIQVDTVQKKHFLGLPIPAGAATIAGIVLFFSWLGYKGGLKTVIMPIVIYCLALLMVSKFRYISFKDMGFVRARPFMATVGVIMLLVIVLTEPYLTLFVATSAYAVSGPVYTLILHFRKKPSEELSRPRETQAGQGGRQ
- a CDS encoding HAD hydrolase-like protein, whose protein sequence is MDQQKKWDVDCVIYDCDGVLFDSLDANRRLYNSIALAARGTGLNDDELRYCHTHTVFQSIAHICRNDAQSERRAREFFASTIDFRDFIPYLTMEPNVTETLERLKARGISRAISTNRTTSMKHIMERYGLWQYFDIVVTAAHQAEAGSDGGPARTILQAKSKPDPEGVEMILQALKVKREATLYVGDSEVDMGTARSSGVRFVAYKNGALEADGSIDDHLALLEFLSDG
- a CDS encoding HAD family hydrolase, with the protein product MISVSVPGWGDLDIEYLVIDYNGTCAFDGKMKESVKEMLERVSRYIKVFIITSDTYGNIDSEGNTIGFSIIKVGKESSAQEKAKIIKELGPEKIVAIGNGSNDVLMLKEASLGIGVIGEEGCSKDVLREADFFVKDINDALSILLHPERIVATLRD
- the secA gene encoding preprotein translocase subunit SecA, which codes for MIGNLIKKIVGTKNERELKRIQPIVDRANEFENRIKALSDDELRAMTPHFRERLAGGEDLDSLLPEAFAVAREAAWRTLGMRHFDVQLIGGIVLHEGRIAEMATGEGKTLVATLPVYLNALTGLGVHVVTVNDYLAKRDAEWMGPVYQFLGLSVGVIVHDLDDAARRHAYGCDVTYGTNNEFGFDYLRDNMHYDLEDCVQREFNYAIVDEVDSILVDEARTPLIISGPAEESTDKYYKINKLIPQLKREQDFMIDEKARSAYLTEDGVAKLERVLAIENLYDPKYVDFLHHINQALKAHQLFARDVDYIVKDGQVVIVDEFTGRLMPGRRYSEGLHQALEAKENVKIERENQTLATVTFQNYFRMYKKLAGMTGTADTEAVEFKKIYNLDVVVIPTNKDLIRTNYPDVVYRTEKEKFRAAVNEIEELYNTGKPVLVGTLSIEKSERVSEMLKRKGIPHNVLNAKNHESEAEVVAQAGRSKAVTISTNMAGRGTDILLGGNPGFLALAMVKGDRDSAEYGKTLEKAREICAADKEKVIALGGLHILGTERHESRRIDNQLRGRAGRQGDPGSSRFYVSLEDEIMRLFGSDRVSPILGKLGMDEDTPIEHPLITKAIENAQTRVEGHNFEIRKYLLEYDNVMNKQRETIYGMRREVMKNGDIREKVMEMVDEICEDMVFECAPEKVYPEEWDLTTLKNRIYENFLIHVDFAIEDVKNLTREGLLDRVIETVKSFYEKKSHDFGSDEMRAVERFIVLNSIDTFWKEHLLALDHLKEGIGLRGYGQKDPLREYQRESFDLFLDMVERAKYDTVRKLFAVQPAKEQEVEYHEPVMFFNMGDGTASADAAGKKDKKVGRNDPCPCGSGKKYKKCCGR